In one window of Temnothorax longispinosus isolate EJ_2023e chromosome 9, Tlon_JGU_v1, whole genome shotgun sequence DNA:
- the LOC139818543 gene encoding uncharacterized protein, with protein sequence MERELWYYFIHTEDGFGKCRLCPKTFREPYILQKLWRYYTSLNGVATCACGTPIHYIHKLRRLDAHLKAEHPGWTRERQHNPSIPSSEPRPSTSREYGIDPSAGHQYQEQPVLCEQVFEQHLKTIQKSVQVRENANKIYSPSVPSSEPGPSTSRGHDVDPSESRSGEQPDSQVLSFEQTTRNPGAVDTSTTSSLKDVDEFVNSQTPEVLKPVTSGEEQLANLYKIDKLVQKALSAIEEHSPSVPSPQPGSSTAEEYDMNPSERENDDKTRSGEQPDSQVLSSEQTRKRKGAVDE encoded by the exons ATGGAAAGGGAGTTGTGGTATTACTTTATCCATACAGAAGATGGGTTTGGAAAGTGCAGACTTTGTCCAAAAACGTTTCGCGAGCCATACATTTTACAGAA ACTATGGCGTTATTATACGAGCTTAAATGGTGTGGCAACTTGCGCATGTGGTACCccaatacattatatacacaaGCTCAGAAGATTGGATGCACATTTAAAAGCAGAACATCCTGGTTGGACAAGAGAGAGACAACATAA cCCGTCCATTCCATCATCTGAACCACGTCCTTCAACTTCAAGGGAATATGGTATAGATCCCTCTGCAGGACATCAATATCAAGAGCAGCCCGTTTTATGTGAACAAGTATTCGAAcaacacttaaaaactattcaAAA atCTGTACAAGTTAGGGAAAacgctaataaaatatatagcccGTCCGTTCCATCATCTGAACCAGGTCCTTCAACTTCAAGAGGACATGATGTGGATCCCTCTGAAAGTAGAAGTGGAGAACAACCTGACTCGCAAGTTCTATCATTTGAACAAACGACAAGAAATCCAGGCGCAGTTGATAC TTCAACAACTTCAAGTTTAAAGGATGTGGACGAGTTTGTAAACTCTCAAACTCCAGAGGTCCTCAAGCCTGTTACGAGTGGTGAAGAACAATTAGCAAACTTGTACAAAATTGATAA ATTGGTACAAAAAGCTTTAAGCGCTATCGAAGAACATAGCCCGTCCGTTCCATCACCTCAACCAGGTTCTTCAACTGCAGAGGAATATGATATGAATCCCTCTGAACGTGAGAACGATGATAAAACTAGAAGTGGAGAACAACCTGACTCGCAAGTTCTATCATCTGAACAAACGAGGAAAAGAAAGGGAGCAGTTGATgagtaa